The genomic interval GCAGTGGCAGCTTTGCTGTTTTTGGAGGCGACTCCCGCGGACGCAAAGCGGCGCAAGCACAAGGGCTCCGATCATCACTATGAAAAGTCTGATCCCCACAAGACCAAGACGAAGACCAAGTGGTCCAGCTCCACGGATTTGGCTGGGAACACTCCCATTTCCACCGAAGAGCACGGCTACTATGTAAAGCGCACCTTTGCGGCTCCCGGTGAGATTGGAGCCGCACAGAAGCGTCTAAGTCCGCCCTATTTGGCCATTCCCATCGCCTGGTTCAGCTGTGAGTCGTCGGGCCAGAAGAATTGCCAGTCCTCCAATTCCGCGGCTATCAACAGTGCCGCCCAGTCCTTGAGCGAGGGCTATCTGTGCGACGATGATTGCGATGAACTGTACGAGCCCATCTGCGGCAAGACCCCCTCAGAGGTGGCCGTTTTCTACAACAAGTGCAAGCTGGGTGTAGCCAAGTGCCGATCCCACGGTCTTTGGACGGACTTCGCCTATGCCGAGTGCCAGGAGAAATATCCGCAGGAAACTGCCTATGCCGACAAGAAGTTCCGGTCATCACCTTATTTCCGGGATGCGGCCATCGTGGAGCAATTAAagctggaggaggagaagcgtaagcaggaggaggagcaacACAAACTGGAGAAGGAGCAGAAAAAGAAGGAGAAGGGTGAGAAAAAGAAGAACGAGAAGGACAGCAGCGAAAGCAGCGAAGAGAAGGATGACCAAAAGGAGAACAAGCAGAAGGATCCCCTATCCCTGATTCCACAGAAACAAGTGGAGTCTCCCCAGAAGCCAGTGCCAGTTCCTGTTCAAGTAGCTGTTCCAAAACCAGTTTCAGTTTTGGAGCCTGCAAAGACGACCGAGGACATCGCTATGCCCCCTATGCCACTGAAGGACACTCCCACGCCCAAACCTCTGGAGATCGCGCCCCTTCACCAGCTGACTCAACCCAAGGGCAAGGACAATGATAGGCTAAAGTACCAAGTAGCTTAGAATGAAATGGCTATACAAATCTCACCTAATTatagtatttatttaatttattacaacaaataaaattctAAACAACTATAATCATCTTTGATTGATACAGAAAATGGGTTCATTAATATCGGCCGATTGGTTTTGTACTTTAAACGTGTCTTGGACTTCATTTTCTATTGCTTAGTTTAATGGCAACCCGACTTCTTTAATGccatacaaatacaaatcaGAATAGATCTGCTTAACGCTTTTAGATATTCCAAATGGGATCGAAAAGAATCTCTTATTTTCCCGAAGTCGGTAACAATGAAACGCCAAAGATTGTCTTCTTAGTTTCTATGACTCCCGAGATCGCTAAGCTTAATCTTTCTCAGACTTAACTAATTTCCAAGTCGCCAGTTACATTATGTTTAAGATCCCTTGagcatttaattgaattacgATTACTGTACACTTGAAATTACTTCTTTGGTAAGACAATTTCTTCACCCAAAGATGTAAATTTGTAGCAAGAGAAAATATGTAGCAAAATTTGTAATGGAAGAGAATGCACCTATTATATATTAACAGATTCTTGATAATTCTTTATGGCCTTTAAGAAACTTTGTGTATTaaagtaacgggtataagaACTCCAACTTTATATCTATCAACTTTCAATCAGATAATTTTCAAAACTTTCTTAGAGGCAAATTCACCTCTTTGTAATTATATTGAGAAGAATTCTATGGCGATGCAGTTGCATTGAATCAAGTGCATTGACCCCCAAAACAAGTTCTATAAACTGATTGATATCAGAAGCTTGAAAGGGCCATCATCCATTGCCAGGCACTAAACCTAAAAACTAATTGGGCGTGGGATGGACAATGCAACAGGTTGCGGCTGGGTTGCCTATAAAAGCAGCGGGATTTGTGTCACTTATCACAGAAGTTGACCAACTGCAATGGGAGCCACTAGTGTCGGAGTTCCAGTCTGGAAGATTCAGCTACTGATCCTGCTGAGTGGAGGTGAGAATAGTCTGAAAGTTGTGGTTTGTGGTATTTAGATTTCCTCTGCTAGTTGTTTTCTCCGTTCAAGCTGTTCCTGCCGATGTAACCGAAGGAGTGACCCATCCCCCAGCTGAGCAGCTGCAAACAGAGTCTCGTTCCCGTAAAGATGAAGACCTGGACTTAGAAGAAGACCTGGATGGACGTAATGCCTATATCAACAATCAGTTTGTGCCAAGTGAACCTGCAGAAGTCCTAGAGGATGTGCAGAATACGCCGCTCTACGAGATCCTTCAGAAGCAGATGGAGCAAGTGCTCGCCTCGTCGGCTCCCAATGACCCTGTCTACGAGCAGCACCGCGAGAAGCAAGAGCGTCGCGACCAGAAACCACCACACCAGCCACCGTACTTCGCCGGCGGAGATCGAGATGGTGATCTACAGGATGActacgaggacgaggaggatcAGACGGATCAGGGCTATCCGGTGGACCCCGAGAAACCGGACGCCGTGTCAGATGCTCCCGAGGATGAGGACCCAGGCTACCAGGCACCTTCGTTGAGCCTTCCAACCACCACCACTCGCAAACCATACAGACGACGCAGCACAACCACGTTTCAGCCACGAACAACCAGGACAAAAACCACTGCACAGCCCAGGATCTCGGAAAGACCATTGAACCAAACCAGCACCACAGAGCAATCACCAACTGTGACCACCAGCACTCCTCGGCCCAAGATTAGTTCTAGCACCAAACCCAAGACAAATTCTCAACCGGGAAACAGCCTGTCTAGTGACCCGCAGGTTTACCAGCACAAGCGTCGCGTCATCTTTAAGACCATCTCAACGGGCTCCCAGTTCGTCAACTCACCCATTGGCGACCTAATGATCAAGTTCTCCATCGGATtcgccaagccaacaactccgGGTGGAGCTACGAGCACTGCGAGTTCACATACTTCGTCCAGTGAGGCTTTACGTGCTCTTTCTCAAAACTTAATTCGAAATTTTGAACTTCAGAAACTAAGAAGAGCcaataaagtgcaaaaatattagatatattttattaacgGAGAAAAACCACGATTTTAATTTACTAACAACAATGGATTCGAAGACTATATCAGTAGTAGCTAAATTTCGAACaaaagatatttttaaaacCCTCAATGGTATTAGCTCATATTCCAAAAATTTCGAATAGTGTTATgcaaaatttcataaatattgcAATGACTACATCGACAATTGTTTGTGCAATAAGCAAAACATGTGCACAATCGATTTGGAGAGAGGTCTGCTAAAATTATTCCAGCGGGAACCGATCATTGATCTCCAAATTGTTGAAAACAACTCGTGATGACGCCATAAGGAATTATACATAAGCAAATCAGAAAATTTATTCCGTCACGTACGAGAATTTCGAGACAATAACAATAGATCCATATGAACGGTGCGTGTTTAGTGGAGTTAATACACAAAATAGAGGTGAACAGTCACAGtaacaaaaaattcataaTCCGTAAAGGAACATGGTTAGCTACCTTAgtgtaaatataatataactTCCTTGGCTATTCGCTGCCCAATCGTTGTTTTCATCGAGTCTCATAAGTCGGTTTGTTCGCTAGGCGATATGTAAGCTTCACAAAAATATATCTATGGAGGGTATTTCACTGGCGTTATGAAATTATAAATGGTTAACaattgtacatacatatatacctGTCTAAAAGGCTTCAAGAGCATTTATGTTTAACACGGAATTCGATCTTGTGAGGCAGCCTTTGAAATTGTTAGCTATTGAATACCGCGATGACGCTAATCCTAATCCAAAACAGCATTAGCGCACGGGCCAGAATCTCTGGGCCAGGAGCGGAATGGTGACGCCGGTGACAATGCTGGAAATCAGGTTGACACTAT from Drosophila mauritiana strain mau12 chromosome 3L, ASM438214v1, whole genome shotgun sequence carries:
- the LOC117140800 gene encoding uncharacterized protein LOC117140800; protein product: MGATSVGVPVWKIQLLILLSGVVFSVQAVPADVTEGVTHPPAEQLQTESRSRKDEDLDLEEDLDGRNAYINNQFVPSEPAEVLEDVQNTPLYEILQKQMEQVLASSAPNDPVYEQHREKQERRDQKPPHQPPYFAGGDRDGDLQDDYEDEEDQTDQGYPVDPEKPDAVSDAPEDEDPGYQAPSLSLPTTTTRKPYRRRSTTTFQPRTTRTKTTAQPRISERPLNQTSTTEQSPTVTTSTPRPKISSSTKPKTNSQPGNSLSSDPQVYQHKRRVIFKTISTGSQFVNSPIGDLMIKFSIGFAKPTTPGGATSTASSHTSSSEALRALSQNLIRNFELQKLRRANKVQKY
- the LOC117139900 gene encoding uncharacterized protein LOC117139900, encoding MRPYQVVCIVAVAALLFLEATPADAKRRKHKGSDHHYEKSDPHKTKTKTKWSSSTDLAGNTPISTEEHGYYVKRTFAAPGEIGAAQKRLSPPYLAIPIAWFSCESSGQKNCQSSNSAAINSAAQSLSEGYLCDDDCDELYEPICGKTPSEVAVFYNKCKLGVAKCRSHGLWTDFAYAECQEKYPQETAYADKKFRSSPYFRDAAIVEQLKLEEEKRKQEEEQHKLEKEQKKKEKGEKKKNEKDSSESSEEKDDQKENKQKDPLSLIPQKQVESPQKPVPVPVQVAVPKPVSVLEPAKTTEDIAMPPMPLKDTPTPKPLEIAPLHQLTQPKGKDNDRLKYQVA